The nucleotide sequence GCCGCGCACGCCTTCGCCGATGACCTTGCCCGAGCTGATCACGACCGCACCGGTCGTGGAACCACCGCAGCCGATGCTGGTGACCATCCAGGCGCCGTCAAAGCCGCCACTGCCGCCACCACCACCGCCGGCACTTCGCCGCGACGATGGGCGTGACTCCTCGGCCGCCGGCTTGCTCCGGCGTGCCGAGGGCGCGGGCTCGGCGGAGCGGCCTGAAGAAGAATCCTGGCGCGAGCCGGACAGCGACTTCTCGTCATTGCCGATCGAGCCGCCGGCACTGCCGGACTGTGCAAGAGCGGATGACGATGCGAGGGCGAGGTTAAGGAGAGAGACGAGCGCGAACGTGCGGATGGCGGCAATGGGCATGGGCAGACAATCCAAAATGAAAATTGTATCAGCGGCCGGAGCCGTCGGCACAGACGGATCCGATAATGCGGCAAGTTTTGCCAGCCTTGCCGCATTCGTCAAGCGCGGCGTCCCTGGCGCGCTGGACGCTGTCGCGCTGGACCAGCGACCAGGATTTGTCGGAGATCGCGAACGCGCCGCAGCTCTTGCCGTAGAAGGAAAGTTCGATCGGACATTTGGCGCCGGCGCAATTGCCCTTCGCATCCGCCACCGCCGCGCGCCGCGAGGCATGATTCCACGCTATGCCCCATTTGCTGCTGTCGGGCCCGTACACGATCGAGCCCCAGGGCTTGAGATCCTCCATCTTGCGCATCCGCAGCAGCAGGCCTTCGGTGGCCTCGCCGTTCGGCGCCATGGAAATCCGCTGCTGGAGCTTCGTGATCGCACGCGTCAAGCCGTCAGGCGTGTCAGGATCGAAATTGAGCTCGTAGAGCCGCTCGCTCAATTCGCTGAGCAGCGCGGCATCGCGCAAGGGCACGCGGTCGGGATCGGCGCGCAGGCGCTCCGCCGGCAAGGAATCGGGCTGCATCGCCGCGACCTGCGGCGGGGCGGTCTGCGTCGGGGCTACGAAATAGAACGTGCCGTCGATCGGCGAGGACGAGACCCAGGGCTGCTGCGCGCCCGACGTGGCGCGCTTCACGGCGAGGCCGACCTGGTTGAAGGTCTGGAACACGTCGAGGCCGGCGGTCCGCACCGTCGCGGCCAGCGCCTTGGTGTAGGGGCTGTGGCCGTCGCTGCCGTCCTGCGCGACGTTGCCGGGCTGCGTCGCGTAGGAGATCAGCGTGCCCTCGGGCGCGCGCATCTGCGCAAGGCCGCCATCGGAGGCGCGCAGGCCGCGCGAGCCAAACGGGTTGTTGCGGCAGGCGTCCAGGATCACGAGGTTGAGGCGCGTGCCGGATCCCTGCATCTGGCGCAGCACGAGATTGACGTCGGTCATCTGGAAGTCGACGTCGGCCTCGCGCGTCGGATTGGCGCCGACAGGCACGAGGTAGTTGGAGCCGGCGACCTGCACGCCGTGGCCGGCATAATAGAACAGCGCGACGTCGGCGCCCTGGACCTGCCGGCCGAAGCTCTGCACCGCGATGTCCATCGCGCCCTTGTCGAGATCGAGCTGGGCGCGTCCGCCGACCAGCGTGAAGCCGAGCAGGCCGAGCGTCTCCGCCATCAGGCTCGCGTCCTTGGAGGGATTGTCGAGCGGCGTGATGTTCTTGTAGGCGGAGTTGCCGACCACGAGCGCAATGCGCTTCTCGGCCGAGGCCGGCGCAGCCGTGACGGCAAACAGGGCCAGCGCTGCCAGCCCCAAGACGCGATTGAAAATCCTCGCGCGCATCGAAAATCCCCAAAATAATGGCGTCAGTCTAGCAGTTAGGTGCGCGGGCGAAAAGCGGGGCGCCGGGCCTTTGCGACGCGAGCCCGTCCTTGCTGAACGCTGTCAAACAGGTGGGAGGATAGCTGCGCGCAACCCGCGGTGGTTCGCAGTCGGTCCCGACTTCGAAACCAATCCTTCCAGCCGTTGTTGAATCGTGGCTGAGGAGATGCCATGCCGATCAAGGATCAGATCAAGAATTTCGCCAAGAAGCTGGTGGAGAATCATCCCGACACGGCAACGCTGCGCGCTCTGGTGCGGGCGCGGAAGCCGGCGACGATCCATTTCCGGGACGACGGCATCGTGCCAAACCATCCTCGTTTTCCGGTGCTGCTCTATCGCGGCGCTGTGAACCTGAGGTCCCGGCGTTTTCCACCCGACGTCATCATCGACAGGCTATTCGATACTAATGGCTGGGGCCGATCATGGCGCGACACGGTGTACGACTTTGTCCATTACCATTCGCAGATCCATGAAGTGATGGGCGTTGCACGCGGCACGGCCAGGATCGAGTGCGGCGGGATCAAGGGGTGGACCCTGAGCGTAAAGGCCGGGGACGTTTTGGTGCTTCCCGCAGGCACGGGGCACCGGCTCATCGAGTCGAGCCGGGACTTTCTCGTTGTCGGTGCCTATCCGCAGGACGGGACCTATGACGAGTGCACCGACACAAAAGAGCGTCCCGACGCCATGAAGCGTATTGCCAAGGTCCGCAAACCGAAGACAGACCCGGTGCTGGGATCTGGCGGGCCGCTGCTCAACTTATGGCGGAGGGAGGCATCGCGATCGTGAGGGTTCGCCCAAGGCATGGGCTTCTTCCCTGCTGTCATCCGCGGGAGCGCAGCCCGCATGCGGCCACAGGATACTGCGGAACAACTGTCGCGGGGCCACGTCATCCATGAGACGAGGGAGATGCCCATGAAAGCGCTCATTGCGGCCATCGCATTTGCAGCCATGCCGGGGCCGGTCATTGCCCAGAATACGGGTCCGGCTCCGCAGACCGGGATGGACAGGCCGGAAAATACGAACGGTGCCACGGAAAAAGGGACGATGGACACCACGGGCATGAACGTCAATCGGGCAAATCAGCCTGAGACGAAAGGTGTGTCCAGAGAACGCAGGACAGGCGACAAGAAGAAGCCGTAGGACGTCGCAGCCTTACGCGAGATGATGGGTATCGCCTCGCCGTTGCTGATGGGAGAAGCGACGGGTTTCGCAAAGGCTCAACCCACCTTGCGAACTTACCTCCACACCCTTGCCAGCATCAGCGCCAGACACCCCAGCATGGCGCTGATCAGTCCCACCATCGCGTAGGATTGCGCGAACACGCCGGTTTGAATGAACACCTGCGACGCGATCACGACGCAGATTGCGGCCAGCAGCAGGCAGCCGCAGCCGGCGGCGATCAAGAGATAGCGGATCGCGGCTGCGACGGGCCTTGCGGGTGATGCAGGATCGGTCATACGGGATTCCAACAGCGCGAGCAGCAGCGGGTTCCTCCGCTGCCGCAGAGACCATCACTCGCGCGCGCAGCAATCGACCAGTGCGCGCCAGATGCGCTGGGCTTCGATCGTTCGCTGAAGTTCGAGGGCATGGTTCTCGCTTGCATGGGGGGATGGTGCCTCGGGGCGTGATTCGCGTGGTGCGATCCAGCGCTCGGAGATCGGATCGTACCATTTGTCGAGAATGACCAACCTTGTCTCCTCTCTTTCGCCCCCGGTTCTGCCTATCCCATGCGCCTGTTGCTGGTGTTCTGGGTGATGTTGCCGTGGTCGGCCTGCTCGCGAATGTTCTGCTTCTCGTCGTCGCGATGGCCCTTGGTGGTGTCCACCGGAACCTGCGGCGCACTGCCGGGGCCCTTGTGGCTCTGGTTCTCGTCCGGAACAGGCTGCACCGTTTTCGTCAGCGGCTTCGTCATGAGTTCTGACTCCGTCGTTGCCTCAACAAGGAGCAAACGCGCAGGTGACGCGCGACGTTCCAACTTTTCGGGGCGATGTGATCGGTGCCGGGATGCGCGAGCGTGCTTGGACGAAAGACGCGCTTTAGCGAAACCGCCGCGTCACCATCGCCAGCACGAACACCGGCTCGCTGCCGTCGAACACGCTGAGCGTCCAGCTGTCGCCTGGCCGCAGCGCGTGCTCGACGTCGCGGGAGAGGCGCACCGCTTCGCGCCATGCGGCCTCGTCGTCGGGAAGCGCTTCGCCGGTCGTGTCGGTGTGGGGCTGTTGGCCCTCGAAATGAAAGAAGTACCGCGGCATGTCCGGCAATGCCGGTTACGCGGATATGTTCCGGCGTACGTCGCTGCGCGGATCGACCTAGCCGCTTGAGGCCATGCGTCCCAGCACTTCGCGAAAGTGCTTCTTGACCGCGCCGTTGCAGGCGCAGGCGCTGGCCTCCAGCGCGGGCGGATCGAGGATCAGGATGGCGCCGCGGCGGGTCGCGAGGATGCGCCTGGCCTTGAACGTCTGGATGACGCGGCTGGCATAGCTGCGGGAGACGCCGAGCATGGCAGCGAGCTGCTCATGGGTGAGGGGGATCTCGTCGCCGCCGATATGCTCGTGCGCCGCGATGATCCATTTGGCCGCGCGTTGCTCGATCGAATGCGACGCGTTGCAGGCCGCGGTCTGGAGCAGTTGTGCGACCTGGCAAGCGGCATAGCGCGACATGGTCTCGTGGAGCGTTGCCGATCTCTGCTGCGTCTGCTCGAGCACGCGAAGCGGCAGGCGCATAAACGAGCCGCCGACCTTCACGACGATCCGGGAATAGGCCAGCAGGGGACTGCGGCCCGGGGCAATGCCGATCGCGCCTTCGCGGCCCACCAGCAGGCTTTCGACCTCACGGTCGTCCTCAACCGGCACCGCGAACGACACGAACGCAGGGCCACAGGGAAAATGGACGACGGAGATGCCGTCACCGGCGTAATGCAGAACGTGGTTCGCGGTGAGCTCGACCGATTGCAAATGTGGGGCGAGCAGCTCGAAATCCTGGGCGCCGAGCGTGCACAGCAGATCGTTCTTGGGCCGGCCGGTCACGCTTCTTGTCTCTTGATTCTAACCCGGCCGGGAATCGGCGGCTGGCAAAACCCTACGTTTCCACGGAGGAACCGACAGTTCCAAAGTGAACACAACAGCTTACGGGAAATCGAAAAGTTCGTCGGCGGTGAGCGTCACGCGTCAGGCGTTGCACGCGGGGCACGCCTCGAACTTTGTTCTCGTCCGGAGAACTACGGAATTTTGAGCTGCGCCAGGTGGCTCTGTTCACGAGTGAACATAAGGCGCGCCGGGATTGGGCTAGCGTTGAGCTTGCCGAGCGACGGCCGCGTTCGCTCTGCCCGAAGGACCGCCGGCCTTCACCTCACACCACGCCGCCGAGGCCGGCGGGTCCAAGGGGTCATCCGAGACGGATCTGGCGTTCCGCCGACAGACGGCTTTGCGCCCTTTGCCTGCGATAGGCATCGATCGCCCTGTTGGCGAGCATGAGCGGCCGCCGTTCACCGGTCCTGAGCTGCGCTTCGATGGCGTCGAGAATGAAGTTCGCGGTCTCGTCCGGAGGGCCGAGCTCGCCGCTCTGCTCCAGACAAGTCCAGGCGATGAAGAATGCGCTTTCGACGGTGCAGCGTATGGACATGCGCTGCCAACGCGGCCCTGCCGCCGCCGTTCCGTGCGGGATTCCGGGATTTTCGTTCGCGTCAGTTCTTCAGCACGATGCGGCCGACGACCTTGCCGGCGCGGAGCTCGTCGATCCATTTCTGGACATCGCCCATCGGCTCCTCGCGCATCGGCGTCGGCTTGATCTTGCCGGCGCGGGCGAGCGCCATCAGTTCCTGTGCTTCCGCGAGCGTGCCGACCATGAAGCCTTCGACCGTCAGGCGCTTGTAGACCCATTGCACCATCGGCAGAGTGAACTGGCCGCCCATCAGGCCGGAGACCACGACCTTGCCGCCGCGCGCGGCCACCGCCACCGCGAACGCCATCGACTTCTCGTTGCCGGCGAAGTCGACCACCTCGTCGAAGCCGCCCTCGGTCTCCTTCAGGATGCGCTTGATCACGTCGGGCTCGGACGGATCGTAGGCGACCGACGCGCCGTTCTTCAGCGCGGTCTCGCGCGCGGCCGGCGAGAGATCGGCAACCGTGATCGGCTGCTTGAACATGGCCTGCGCGAACGACAGGCCCATCATGCCGACGCCGCCGAGGCCGATCAGCAAAAGGTTGCGCTGGCGCGGACGGTCGACGAGGCGCTTGAGCGCGCCATAGGCGGTGACGCCCGAGCACATCAGCGTCGCGGCCTGGTTGACGGACAGAGGATCGTAGTCGAGCAGGTATTTTGCGTCGGGCACCAGCACGTGGGTGGCGAAGCCGCCGTCGATGGAGACGCCGAGGAAGCGCTGCCTGGCGCAGAGGTTCTCGTCGCCATTGGCGCAGTCGCGGCACTGGCCGCAGCCGATCCACGGAAACACGGCCTTCCTGGTGCCGACGAGGCCTGCTGCGACGTCCGGGCCGACTTCGTCGACGACGCCTGCGATCTCGTGGCCGAGCGTGAAAGGCAGCGTCATGCCGCGCGTGGTGTCGAGCTTCTTGCCGCCGCCGAGATCGGCATAGCCGTCCTGGATGTGCAAATCGGAATGGCAGAGGCCGCAGCGCTCGATGCGCACCAGCACCTCGCGTCCCGTCGGCTTCGGCGTGTCGACGATGGTCTCGCACAACGGCGCATCGAACTTGACCAGGGACTGCCGACGCATCAACGCCATATTCCTTCCTCCGAAATTCTGATTTTCACGCTTGGCTGCGTATATCCGCCAATTCACGCGCCATGGCAACAAAGCCGGAAATGGGAATGGTCTCCGCGCGTCGCGTCGCATCGACGCCGGCGGCGGCCGCGAGCCGTGCCGGATCGACGCCCAGCGATTTCAGGCTCTGGCGCAGCATCTTGCGGCGCTGGCCGAAGGCGGCGGCCGCGACCTGTTCGAGCAGCTTGCGATCACAGGGCAGCGGCTCTGCGCGCGGCACGAGGCGCACGACGGAGGAGGTCACTTTCGGCGGCGGCACGAAGGCCGACGGCGAGATGTCGAACAGGATCTTGGTCTCGCAGCGCCAGTTGGCAAGCACGCCGAGACGGCCATAGGCCTCCTCGTCCTCGCGTGCCACGATACGCTCGCCGACCTCGCGCTGAAACATCAGCACCATCATGTCGTACCAGGGCGGCCACGGCTCGGTGGTGAGCCAGTTGATCAGCAGCTGGGTCGCGATGTTGTAGGGCAGATTGGCGACGATCTTCGCGCGTTCGCCTGAGAGCAGCGGGCGCGGGTCGAAGGCCATGGCATCGCCATGCACGATCTCGAGCCTAGCAGGGTAGCGCGCGGAGATATCCTGAAGCGCAGGAATTGCGCGCTCGTCATGTTCGATGGCGATGACGCGTCTGGCGCCGAGCGCGAGCAGCGCGCGCGTCAGCCCGCCCGGGCCCGGACCGATCTCGACGATGGTGGAGTCCTCGAGGGGAGCGGCCGCACGCGCGATCCGCGCGGTGAGATTGAGGTCGAGCAGAAAGTTCTGGCCGAGCGACTTGCGCGCCGACAGCGCGTGCTGGCGAATGACCTCGCGAAGCGGCGGGAGGTCGTCGATCGCGCTCATCTGCTTTGCGACGCCGCCATGCGGCTGGCAAGCGCGAGCGCCGCGATCAGGCTGGCCGGATTGGCCTTGCCGGTGCCGGCGATGTCGAAGGCGGTGCCGTGGTCGGGCGAGGTGCGGATGAAGGGCAGGCCGAGCGTGACGTTGACGGCGTCGTCGAAGGCGACGGTCTTGATCGGGATCAGCGCCTGGTCATGATACATGCAGACCGCGCAGTCATAGCCGTTGCGTGCGGCCTCGTGGAACATGGTGTCGGCGGGCAGCGGGCCTTTCGCCTCGATGCCGTCGCTGCGCAGCGTCTTGAGCGCCGGCGCAATCACCGTCTGCTCCTCGTGGCCGAGCGAGCCGTCCTCGCCGGCATGCGGATTGAGGCCGGAGACCGCGATGCGCGGCCGCGCGATGCCGAAACGGGATTTGAGCTCGGCGGCGACGATGCGCACGGTCGAGACGATCAGCTCGCTGGTGAGTTGGGCCAGCGCATCGCGCAAGGAGAGGTGGATCGTCACCGGCACCACGGCGAGCCGCGGCGACCACAGCATCATCACCGGCTGCGGCACGCGGCCGCCGTCCGCGGCAAGCTCGGCGAGGAATTCGGTGTGGCCGGGATGGCGGAAGCCCGCGCGGTAGAGCACGCTCTTGGCGATCGGGTTGGTGATGACGGCGCCGGCACGGCCCTCGCGGACGTCCGCGACCGCCTGCCGGATCGAGGCGAGCGCGGCCGGTGCGCTGGATGCGTCGGGCTTGCCGGGCACGGCCGTCGCGCGCTCGCCGGTTGCGACCACCGGCAGGGCGTCGGTGAAGGCCGCATCGGCCTCGCCAGGGCTCACGGAGGCGATCCTGACGTCGATGCCGAGCGCTTTGGCGCGCCGGGCAATCACGGCCTCGTCGCCGAGCAGATAGAAGGCGGGCAGGTTCAGCTCGCGGCGCCGGAGCCAGGCTGCGATCGTGATGTCGGGGCCGATGCCGGCAGGCTCTCCGAGCGTGAGGGCGAGGGGCTTTACGGGAGCGGTGGCCATCAGCGGTTGCGATATTCGATCATCGCCGCCTTGCGGAGATCGTCGAGATAGGCCTTCTGGGTCTTCTCGTACTTCTCCTGATACATCTTATCGCGGACCTCGCGCTTCTTCGGCGTGTCGATCATGGTCGGCTTGCGCGAGCACAGCACCACCATCTCGATGCCTGCCTTGGTCACCTCGGGCGCGGTCAGATGGCCGACCGGGATGTCGTCGAGCACCTTGCGCAGCGCCTCGGGCAGCTCCGCGCTGGTCTTGGTGACGCTGTCGCGGATGGTGGCGTTGGGGGTCGAGCGGAACAGCGAATTGGCTTCCTCGCAGCTTCCGACACGCGAACGATAGGTCTCGGCTTCCTTGTGGCGCGTCTCCACGAACGCGGGGGACGAGCCGCGCGGCACGATCAGCACGATCGGCTGCATCTTGTACTCGGTGCCCTCGATCTGGAGCTTGTCGCCGACGGCCTGCGCGACGTCGCGCTCGCCGACCATCAGCTTCTCCTTGAAGCGGCCGCGCACGAGGCTGGTCCAGACCATCTCGGACTTCATGCGGCTCTTCAGGGTTTCGGGGCGGACGCCCTTGACCTCGAGCGACTTGGTGAGCTGGTCCGGCGAGATGCGCATGCGCTGCGCCATGCCCTCGTAGGATTGGTTGACGTCTGAGATGGTGGGGTCGACGCCGTACTTCTTGCCTTCCTTGAGCTTCACCTTGTCGTCGATCAACTCGTTGATGACCTGCTCCCGGCTCGGGGTCTTCTGCGTCGTCAGCGTGTCCAACTTGGAACGCTGCTCGATGTCGAAATCGGTGATCGGATCGCCATTGACCATGACGACGATGTTCTGCGCGCGCGACGGCGCGGGCAGGCCGGTCAGGATCAGCCCGGCACTGATGGCCAGGAGAAGGCGGAAGACGGGCATTTGGGTCGTCATGATTGTCGCTCGCATGTCAGCCGGGATGCGCGTGCGATCGGGAACACGCGGCTGCCACTTCAAACGGGTTCACTGGAGGCCGGCGGAACTGCTGCTCCCCGTCGAGGTCGCGAGCGTGCGCAGGCCGATCTGGAACATGAACGCGTGGCTCAGCACGGGCGGCGTCGAGCCCGCAGAATAGCTATACGAAGTTACATAGTTCGCCGCCAGCACGAAGCAATCGTCGACATAGCCGGCGCCGAGCACATATTGGTTGATCTTGTTGGCCTCGAGGTCCCAGCGCGCCGAGCCCGTCACCACCCAGTTGGGCGCGACCTTGATCGAGCCCGTGGTCAGGATGCCCGAGCGGCGCGTCAGGTAGCCGAGCTCCGGCTGCGGGGC is from Bradyrhizobium xenonodulans and encodes:
- a CDS encoding caspase family protein; amino-acid sequence: MRARIFNRVLGLAALALFAVTAAPASAEKRIALVVGNSAYKNITPLDNPSKDASLMAETLGLLGFTLVGGRAQLDLDKGAMDIAVQSFGRQVQGADVALFYYAGHGVQVAGSNYLVPVGANPTREADVDFQMTDVNLVLRQMQGSGTRLNLVILDACRNNPFGSRGLRASDGGLAQMRAPEGTLISYATQPGNVAQDGSDGHSPYTKALAATVRTAGLDVFQTFNQVGLAVKRATSGAQQPWVSSSPIDGTFYFVAPTQTAPPQVAAMQPDSLPAERLRADPDRVPLRDAALLSELSERLYELNFDPDTPDGLTRAITKLQQRISMAPNGEATEGLLLRMRKMEDLKPWGSIVYGPDSSKWGIAWNHASRRAAVADAKGNCAGAKCPIELSFYGKSCGAFAISDKSWSLVQRDSVQRARDAALDECGKAGKTCRIIGSVCADGSGR
- a CDS encoding cupin, translating into MPIKDQIKNFAKKLVENHPDTATLRALVRARKPATIHFRDDGIVPNHPRFPVLLYRGAVNLRSRRFPPDVIIDRLFDTNGWGRSWRDTVYDFVHYHSQIHEVMGVARGTARIECGGIKGWTLSVKAGDVLVLPAGTGHRLIESSRDFLVVGAYPQDGTYDECTDTKERPDAMKRIAKVRKPKTDPVLGSGGPLLNLWRREASRS
- a CDS encoding DUF6894 family protein encodes the protein MPRYFFHFEGQQPHTDTTGEALPDDEAAWREAVRLSRDVEHALRPGDSWTLSVFDGSEPVFVLAMVTRRFR
- a CDS encoding Crp/Fnr family transcriptional regulator; amino-acid sequence: MTGRPKNDLLCTLGAQDFELLAPHLQSVELTANHVLHYAGDGISVVHFPCGPAFVSFAVPVEDDREVESLLVGREGAIGIAPGRSPLLAYSRIVVKVGGSFMRLPLRVLEQTQQRSATLHETMSRYAACQVAQLLQTAACNASHSIEQRAAKWIIAAHEHIGGDEIPLTHEQLAAMLGVSRSYASRVIQTFKARRILATRRGAILILDPPALEASACACNGAVKKHFREVLGRMASSG
- a CDS encoding alcohol dehydrogenase, producing MALMRRQSLVKFDAPLCETIVDTPKPTGREVLVRIERCGLCHSDLHIQDGYADLGGGKKLDTTRGMTLPFTLGHEIAGVVDEVGPDVAAGLVGTRKAVFPWIGCGQCRDCANGDENLCARQRFLGVSIDGGFATHVLVPDAKYLLDYDPLSVNQAATLMCSGVTAYGALKRLVDRPRQRNLLLIGLGGVGMMGLSFAQAMFKQPITVADLSPAARETALKNGASVAYDPSEPDVIKRILKETEGGFDEVVDFAGNEKSMAFAVAVAARGGKVVVSGLMGGQFTLPMVQWVYKRLTVEGFMVGTLAEAQELMALARAGKIKPTPMREEPMGDVQKWIDELRAGKVVGRIVLKN
- the rsmA gene encoding 16S rRNA (adenine(1518)-N(6)/adenine(1519)-N(6))-dimethyltransferase RsmA → MSAIDDLPPLREVIRQHALSARKSLGQNFLLDLNLTARIARAAAPLEDSTIVEIGPGPGGLTRALLALGARRVIAIEHDERAIPALQDISARYPARLEIVHGDAMAFDPRPLLSGERAKIVANLPYNIATQLLINWLTTEPWPPWYDMMVLMFQREVGERIVAREDEEAYGRLGVLANWRCETKILFDISPSAFVPPPKVTSSVVRLVPRAEPLPCDRKLLEQVAAAAFGQRRKMLRQSLKSLGVDPARLAAAAGVDATRRAETIPISGFVAMARELADIRSQA
- the pdxA gene encoding 4-hydroxythreonine-4-phosphate dehydrogenase PdxA, with amino-acid sequence MATAPVKPLALTLGEPAGIGPDITIAAWLRRRELNLPAFYLLGDEAVIARRAKALGIDVRIASVSPGEADAAFTDALPVVATGERATAVPGKPDASSAPAALASIRQAVADVREGRAGAVITNPIAKSVLYRAGFRHPGHTEFLAELAADGGRVPQPVMMLWSPRLAVVPVTIHLSLRDALAQLTSELIVSTVRIVAAELKSRFGIARPRIAVSGLNPHAGEDGSLGHEEQTVIAPALKTLRSDGIEAKGPLPADTMFHEAARNGYDCAVCMYHDQALIPIKTVAFDDAVNVTLGLPFIRTSPDHGTAFDIAGTGKANPASLIAALALASRMAASQSR
- a CDS encoding SurA N-terminal domain-containing protein yields the protein MTTQMPVFRLLLAISAGLILTGLPAPSRAQNIVVMVNGDPITDFDIEQRSKLDTLTTQKTPSREQVINELIDDKVKLKEGKKYGVDPTISDVNQSYEGMAQRMRISPDQLTKSLEVKGVRPETLKSRMKSEMVWTSLVRGRFKEKLMVGERDVAQAVGDKLQIEGTEYKMQPIVLIVPRGSSPAFVETRHKEAETYRSRVGSCEEANSLFRSTPNATIRDSVTKTSAELPEALRKVLDDIPVGHLTAPEVTKAGIEMVVLCSRKPTMIDTPKKREVRDKMYQEKYEKTQKAYLDDLRKAAMIEYRNR